In Tachysurus fulvidraco isolate hzauxx_2018 chromosome 11, HZAU_PFXX_2.0, whole genome shotgun sequence, one DNA window encodes the following:
- the ghsra gene encoding growth hormone secretagogue receptor type 1, which produces MDVMWTNLSNCSSNCIWDANTNFYISTPPVTIFPIPVLIGVTVTCVLFFLTGVVGNLTTIMVVLKYKEMRTTTNLYLSSMAFSDLLIFLCLPLDLYRMWRYRPWMLGNVLCKLFQFVSECCTYSTILNMTALSAERYFAICFPLRAKVTVTKRRVRGLILSLWTVALCSAGPVFVLVGVEHENGTDWRETSECKATEYGARTGLLSAMVWVSSGFFLLPVFCLTVLYGLIGRKLWRRKRRRRDRMKSRDSSNRQTIKMLAVMVFAFVLCWLPFHVGRYLFSASPEAFASPLWSLVSQYCSLVSFVLFYLSAAINPILYNTMSKKYRDATLRLFSHSSSSFTESSISC; this is translated from the exons ATGGACGTGATGTGGACCAACCTGTCAAACTGTTCGTCAAACTGCATTTGGGATGCTAACACTAACTTTTATATTTCGACGCCCCCGGTCACCATTTTCCCCATCCCGGTTCTCATTGGTGTAACAGTCACCTGTGTGCTCTTCTTCCTCACGGGAGTGGTGGGTAATTTGACCACCATCATGGTGGTGTTGAAGTATAAAGAGATGCGCACCACGACCAACCTGTACTTGTCCAGCATGGCGTTCTCGGACCTGCTGATCTTCCTGTGCCTTCCGTTGGACCTGTACCGGATGTGGCGCTACAGGCCATGGATGTTGGGGAATGTCCTGTGCAAACTTTTCCAATTTGTCAGCGAGTGCTGCACCTACTCCACCATATTGAATATGACGGCACTGAGTGCAGAGCGATATTTTGCCATCTGCTTCCCACTCAGGGCCAAAGTGACGGTGACCAAGCGTCGTGTACGTGGACTCATCCTCAGCCTCTGGACTGTGGCTTTGTGCAGCGCCGGACCCGTGTTTGTGCTGGTGGGTGTCGAGCATGAGAATGGAACTGACTGGCGGGAGACAAGTGAGTGTAAGGCGACGGAGTACGGCGCACGTACAGGTCTGCTGAGCGCCATGGTCTGGGTCTCCAGCGGGTTCTTCCTGCTGCCTGTCTTCTGCCTGACTGTGCTGTACGGATTGATCGGCCGCAAACtctggaggaggaagaggaggaggagggacaGGATGAAGAGCAGGGACAGCAGCAACAGGCAGACTATCAAGATgcttg CCGTGATGGTGTTTGCCTTCGTGCTCTGCTGGCTTCCATTCCACGTGGGTCGTTACTTGTTCTCGGCGTCACCCGAGGCGTTTGCGTCCCCGTTGTGGTCTCTGGTCTCTCAGTACTGCAGCCTTGTCTCTTTTGTCCTCTTCTACCTCAGTGCTGCCATTAACCCCATCCTCTACAACACCATGTCTAAGAAGTACAGGGACGCCACGCTGCGTCTCTTCAGCCACAGTTCATCAAGCTTCACCGAATCCAGCATCAGCTGCTGA